A single region of the Leptodactylus fuscus isolate aLepFus1 chromosome 5, aLepFus1.hap2, whole genome shotgun sequence genome encodes:
- the JUNB gene encoding transcription factor JunB, producing the protein MCSQMEQPFYDDSLLSPFSRPDPSLLKPSLASLSEQYRAAKPDLSYYTEQPSLKMSAPELERLIIHSGPGVINSAAGGQLYYRGGTEEQEGFVDGFVRALDDLHKMNREAPPNVSLGGGVPGGGVSPVNNPGLYGGDPAVYTNLSAYNSYRQPSATISYLPPANAGYGLSPVFKEEPQTVPDAGGSRDSTPAPMSPINMEEQEKIKVERKRLRNRLAATKCRKRKLERIARLEEKVRELKSENSGLSGTAGALREQVEQLKGRVREHARHGCQLLLGGKGHAVF; encoded by the coding sequence ATGTGCTCGCAGATGGAGCAGCCTTTCTACGacgactccctgctgtctccgTTCTCCCGGCCGGACCCGTCACTCCTGAAGCCCAGCTTGGCTTCCCTCAGCGAGCAGTACCGGGCGGCGAAGCCCGACCTGTCCTACTACACGGAGCAGCCGAGCCTGAAGATGTCCGCCCCGGAGCTGGAGCGGCTCATCATCCACAGCGGCCCGGGCGTCATCAACAGCGCGGCCGGGGGACAGCTCTACTACCGGGGCGGCACGGAGGAGCAGGAGGGCTTCGTGGACGGCTTCGTGCGGGCGCTGGACGATCTGCACAAGATGAACCGGGAGGCGCCGCCTAATGTGTCCCTGGGCGGAGGCGTCCCCGGCGGCGGAGTGTCCCCGGTCAACAACCCCGGCCTGTACGGAGGAGACCCGGCCGTCTACACCAACCTGTCCGCCTACAACAGCTACCGCCAGCCGTCCGCCACCATCAGCTACCTCCCGCCCGCCAACGCCGGCTACGGCCTCTCCCCCGTGTTCAAGGAGGAGCCTCAAACGGTGCCGGACGCCGGCGGCAGCAGAGACAGCACCCCGGCGCCCATGTCACCCATCAACATGGAGGAGCAGGAGAAGATCAAGGTGGAGAGGAAACGGCTGCGGAACCGCCTGGCCGCCACCAAATGCCGCAAGAGGAAGCTGGAAAGAATCGCACGGCTGGAGGAGAAGGTGCGGGAACTGAAGAGTGAGAACAGCGGCCTAAGCGGGACCGCAGGAGCCCTGAGAGAGCAGGTGGAGCAGCTGAAGGGCCGAGTGCGGGAACATGCCAGGCATGGCTGCCAGCTACTGCTAGGGGGCAAGGGGCACGCCGTATTCTGA